From the Pomacea canaliculata isolate SZHN2017 linkage group LG4, ASM307304v1, whole genome shotgun sequence genome, one window contains:
- the LOC112562906 gene encoding arylsulfatase J-like → MFVPPLAKLACLQRILIDLTWTKKGSEVCRRTMVHTSLMIIALLAGVLFLENVASESTPETQNVFVVLMDDLGYADNQGADPEMRTPNMQLLRQEGVTFNQSYVLQVCAPTRSAILTARYPYTYGMQINQIKGANLAWLNTSLKLFPEYMKENGYATYKVGKWHLGHCNETLTPLWRGFDYDFGFYTNSLGFFNHSGQGPFSYDFRNQTEVYYDQGTYAADLFAQYVRNAIVNRNKSKPMFMYYAMQSVHCPCEAKQDVVDRVCPHIKNLERRTRCGMVYSADQALGDLRDVLISEGIYNNTIVVLLADNGGPLDGGGSNWPLRGQKSSFWEGGMRSFTVLRSGKLRYTNTTYKGMIHAVDWLPTLMRAAGLIPPTTGLDGQDLWNQILTNNATGRTEFVYNMDDSTNRYCIRKFEYKYCEGVPGRKYNGWYPPASMIPSLKNQIYSGNLTWGDINFGKDIQMSNISKILLFNIEEDPQEIYNLQDIYPLKVEEMKKLLRKYKKSLFPFVEAEKATNAFVKYNETFGYEGPGWCNP, encoded by the exons ATGTTTGTACCTCCATTAGCGAAACTCGCTTGTCTTCAGCGTATTCTCATTG ATCTGACTTGGACGAAGAAAGGATCTGAAGTCTGCAGACGAACCATGGTTCACACTTCACTGATGATCATCGCCCTCCTTGCGGGCGTCCTTTTCTTGGAGAATGTCGCCTCCGAGTCGACTCCAGAAACGCAAAACGTCTTCGTCGTGCTCATGGACGATTTAGGCTATGCTGACAATCAAGGCGCCGATCCCGAGATGCGAACCCCTAACATGCAGCTTCTTAGGCAAGAGGGCGTCACCTTCAATCAGTCCTACGTTCTGCAGGTGTGCGCTCCTACCCGCTCCGCCATACTCACGGCCAG ATACCCCTACACATACGGCATGCAGATTAACCAGATCAAAGGCGCTAACCTGGCGTGGCTGAACACATCTTTAAAACTCTTTCCCGAGTACATGAAAGAGAACGGCTACGCCACCTACAAGGTGGGCAAGTGGCACCTTGGCCACTGCAACGAGACCCTAACTCCCTTGTGGCGAGGGTTCGACTACGACTTCGGCTTCTACACTAACTCTCTGGGCTTCTTCAACCACTCGGGGCAGGGTCCCTTCTCCTACGACTTCCGCAACCAGACTGAAGTGTACTACGACCAGGGCACGTACGCAGCTGACCTTTTCGCCCAGTACGTCCGCAACGCCATCGTCAACCGCAACAAGAGTAAGCCCATGTTCATGTACTACGCCATGCAGAGCGTGCACTGCCCGTGCGAGGCCAAGCAGGACGTGGTGGACAGGGTGTGCCCGCACATCAAAAACCTCGAGCGGCGCACGCGCTGTGGGATGGTGTACTCGGCCGACCAGGCTCTCGGAGATCTGCGAGATGTTCTCATCTCTGAG GGAATATACAACAACACCATCGTAGTGCTGTTGGCTGACAACGGTGGACCTCTGGATGGAGGCGGCTCTAACTGGCCACTTCGAGGGCAGAAATCGTCGTTTTGGGAGGGAGGCATGAGATCGTTCACTGTGCTGCGCAGCGGCAAACTCAGGTACACCAACACCACCTACAAGGGCATGATCCACGCCGTGGACTGGCTCCCGACCTTGATGAGGGCCGCCGGCCTTATCCCGCCAACCACAGGCCTCGATGGTCAAGACTTGTGGAATCAGATTCTCACCAACAACGCCACCGGCAGGACAGAGTTTGTCTACAACATGGATGACAGTACTAACCGCTACTGCATTCGAAAATTCGAATATAAATATTGCGAAGGTGTTCCTGGAAGGAAATACAACGGCTGGTATCCCCCTGCCTCCATGATACCGAGTCTAAAAAACCAGATTTACTCCGGAAACCTGACGTGGGGCGACATCAACTTCGGCAAAGACATCCAGATGAGCAACATTTCCAA AATTCTGCTCTTCAACATCGAAGAAGACCCCCAGGAGATCTACAACCTCCAAGACATCTACCCGTTAAAAGTGGAGGAGATGAAGAAACTGCTTCGCAAATATAAAAAGTCCCTGTTCCCCTTCGTGGAAGCCGAGAAGGCAACCAACGCCTTCGTCAAGTACAACGAGACGTTTGGCTACGAGGGACCCGGATGGTGCAACCCCTAA